From Vigna radiata var. radiata cultivar VC1973A unplaced genomic scaffold, Vradiata_ver6 scaffold_153, whole genome shotgun sequence:
CATCCACTTTCTGCAGCTACAGTCTTTAGTGTCTAGGTCCACAGTGAACTTGTTGCAAAAGGATGAAGTGTGACTAACCTCAAAAATCTTTCTCACAGACCAGCTGGAATAAATTAATGTCGTCAACAATTGCATATGAACATAGATGTATATGAACACAAATGAGGAAATTACCTTGGGACCCAAAATCTTGATAAAGTTGATTCCTTTTGAagtctcttttttatttttgggcatATTGTGAAATCCATAGATGCCACCTTGCCCCTGTTAGTGGCCCATCGTTTCATGAGATAAACTCTAATTTCTTCCAGCATCGTGATAATTGGTTTTCCTCTGGCATTAGCAAGAACACTGTTGAAAGCTTCACTGATGTTGTTATCTAGGGTGTCACACATTGCTTGACCTGTGAAGCAAGATCTTGACCAAAATCTGTTGCACAAAAATATCCAAAATAGGTTACGTAACATGCATGACTGAAATATGCATGCAATGGGCAATGAGTTACCTTGGGGGAATGGCTATCAGGTACTTGTATGCTTCAACattgacttctttaattttcagCATCTCTCTCTCCCAAGCTTGGGGATATGTGGATGTGGCAGTCCTCCACATGAGATTCTTTAATATTTGACCACCAAACCTTTTTCTAAAATTGGCATACAAGTGCCGCAAGCAGAATCTCTGTTTTGCCCCAGGAAGAAGCTCCTAGATTGCTGGCACTAATCCCTGTGCACAAAGGGTTACAATTAACTAATCTCTATTCTTTAATATTGAAAAGGGTTACAATTAAAAAAGCATAAATTATATAGTAAATTAAGGATCTCATTTACCTTTTGCTGGTCCGACATCCATGTGCACCTTCCACACACTTCATTTCCCCCTAGGTCTTCAATTAATAACTGCAAAAACCAACTCCAATTgtctttgttttccacttctACAACTGCATAGGCAAGGGGTAGCATTTGCTCGTTTGGGTCCCTACCCACAGCAGTAAGCACCTCCCCCTTGAACTGACCTTTCAAGAAGCAACCATCTAAACAAATAATGGGTCTACAGCTAATGAAACTGCTTTTACAAGCTTTGAGACAAACGTATATTCTTTCGAAGATTGGGTCACCATTAGCTGGGTCAACTTAAACCTTCATTGTTGACCCTGGGTTACTCCTCAACAACTCATGTCCATAATCATGGATCCTTTTAAATTAATCCTTGAAATCTCCTTCAAGTTGTCTTGATGCAATTAACTTAGCTCTTCTTGCCTTCGAAATTGTCACATCTGTATTCCACTTCCTTAACGTTTTACTGCGTATCTCTTTTACCTTTAAATTTGGATTGTCAACTAAAGACTTATCTAGCTCCTGACTCAACCATTTAGCATtcattagtttaatatttagttGCCTACTGTAAGTATGGGTGTCTATTATCTTCCTCAGTTGCCAAATTTTGCATGATGGAAAATACCCACAGTAAGCTAGCCATGGGCACTTACATTGGGCACCCGTGCATCTGACCCTAACCCTACGGTTatcatttttcacaaattttagaCCCCTCCCAGCATGAACCACATACCTTCTTATGGCATCCTTAAACTCATCTTTTGAGCTAAATATCGTGCCCACTTCTCACCTATAATCTTTCATTGACTTCTGTTGTGCATACTTCAAAAAGGGACCACCAAATACTCTACCATCAATTTCATCCTCCTCACTTCCACTGTTTTCTGGCATTAATAGCACATCAGACTCCCATTCACCGTCTGATAAACCCCTTCCTTGTTCTTGTGCTTCAACAACATTGtccacttccacttcttcttcactctgaatttcttcttcttcactctcaacttctccttcttcactgtcaaattcttcttcttcactatcAATCACTTCTTCACTGTCATGTTCTTTTTCACTGTCAACTCCAACATCACTGTCAACTACCACTTCCTCATTCTCAACCTCAACTCGACCGTCAACACAGTCATTCTCAACCTCAACTCCAACCTCAACACTCTCAGTATGAACCTAAACTCGAGCCTCATTCTCAATCTCCATTCCACCTTCATTTTCAACCTCCACTGCTTCGTCAATATGAACCTCAACTGCAACCTGAACACCCTCATTCAAAACCTCCACTGCAGCCTCAGTATCAACCTCAACTCCAGCCTGAACACCCCCATTCTCAACCTCCACTGCACCCTCAGTATCAACCTCAACTCCACCTTGATTCTCAACATCCAATCCATCCTCAACAGCCTTGTCTTGTTCGACTTCTTCAACCCCAACCCCACTACCCTCACCATTGTCTGCGAGTCCTTCACATAAGTAAagcatatcatcatcatcattttctacTAACTCTGGATTGTCTACCCCATGTACAACATACAGGTTTACTTTCCCCAAATAATGAGCCACCTTCATCATGTTCATAGCCCCTTTATCATCACACAAATTGTGTAATACATGCTGAACGTTGTAATATAACTCTTCTACTTTAATGTAACCCATCTGCTTAAGGGAACCTACTACTCCAAAATAACACCATTTGTCGGGGTCAACATCCCAATGTGCTATCTCACCACCTACATACTTAAATGGCAAGTCTTTTATCAGGGTCCCACCATGGTGGACCACTACGTGAAGCCTGTCATCAGACATCCCAACCCTAACACTGCAAATGCAAACGGGGACCACTACATTAACTTAAAGAACAACCTATGGGACCACTATCAACCATGACCGACAACTTTTCCCACAAAACACTTTAACCCATACTTAAATTCCCCCAAAAACTGACAACGATCATAAACAAACAATCAtagaaattaacaaaatataatactaaaaCACATACTAACCTCTGTTTCGCTATTTGTTCTTCACCTTCAATGACAGCCAAATTTACGAACCTTGCACCAGCAGCTTACTCCCAATTCGCGATTTTGGTTCTTCACCTTGTAACCTAACCCCTCTTTTTAACTTCAGTTTTTAAGAAACCACAAATTCATTTTAACCTAACCCCAAAAATAAGATaacattttgattttaatttcacacgtaaaaaataaattatattttaaccccaaattcaaatttattttaatttcacagTGCCACCAATTCACTTAAAAGTGACACATAATAAGCCTTGGACCAGAGTGCCAGTGACACGTAATGAGCCTTGGATTAGGGTGGCAGCTTTAACGTTAAGTTTTTAACGAAGTTAGCCAAAAGGACTGACGTGCACAATTTTTTCAAGAAGTGGGACTACttgttacattttaaaaaaggtaggaTGCTTTTGAACAAAACCCCTCTTTCGAAGgatcaaaatagatattaagcctattttaaataataaaaacatagtaagtaaaataaatgtttgagTTTTCCAAAAAGTTACAGCTATTTTTCAAACGAAATTATATCACtatatttctaatatatttaatgaaataataaattcataggaatattacaataattgatCGCAAACACAATTGTAAAATATgtcaaaaaatataatcttatatatgtatttataaattaaaattcatattttaaagtgttttatttttttttttctccattctATTAAATTAGACGTTACTTAAATATCTTTTAGCATACATTTTATCGTTATTTATATACTCACacatttagttaaaaaaactcAATAGGAGTTAATATGAACCTTTAAAAAGaaggtaaaatgaaaaaggagtGCCGTGATATACAAAGAAAACATCATTGCGTGAAAAGTAGAATTCACagtattaatttaaatttcaataaatagaagccaaaaagaaaagcaatgagaatttataatttgtaaaaagaaattagcAACACTGGTAGAAGAGCCCAGAAAGGCCTATATGGCACAAAATCCTTAAGGAACTGCTACTGATCATGGATCATGAAATAACTTGAGAATCCAAACACGTTCTTTCTACGCATTCTGCCGGTCAACACTCATTGGCAGTGGTAAGTTTGCAAAAGGTGATTTTAGTCATCCAGTATATATCACTATGCTTTctgattcttttttttcttttcattcatatGCTAGAAACCTCACACTTATGTACAAAACCAATATTGGCCCCATGGATTAGTTTGTCACAAATTTACAATCAATCCCCTATTGAGAATTAACACCCTGAAATTTGGATATAAAATGGTTACCCAAGAACACCTCCTCCGCTTACAAATGCTTCAACACGCAGAGATACTGATGACTATCAAGTCATGTTCGAAATTCTCTCACTTCGATTCTACTTTTTTCTCTGAACTTTTATCGGTTTCAGGTGGTTGAGCAGACGATTGGGGCTGGTTCGTGACAGAAACATCAGGGCTGGAAGGTTTTTTGAACTGAATCAAGATCATGGTCATGTTATCACACCCCTCACCACCAGCGGTTGGTGCCAAGCACCTATCAAATACTTTCTCACAAACCGCAGAAAGTTTATTCTCCTGCGTATTCATGATTTTTCATAAATGAAACCTCCAGTTTTGCAATTACAACAATGTGAATTTCGTATCCAAAACATTTTGTATCAGTAAATAAAAGGTAGCCATAAAAAACTTACTGTCTTTAACTGTTGATGTATAAAGTCCACAAGCTGTTGGCTAGACATGCAATCCCTGCagagtttatatataaaagtaaattatgtggtgaattacaaaataaagaataaggatttttttgccatctaTATAAATTTGGTAATAGCGATGGTGCTTGTAGAGGAAATTTAAGTAGCCAAGTAACCTACCATATTCCATCACAGGCTATCACAAGgaattcatcatcatcacaaaGTTCAACCTGTTACATAGAGTATACGCATAAATTTGAATTGGAGCAAAAAAGTAGAAAACAGCACTAAAAAAGAGCATCTCGCTTTAGCCCCTTTGTTGGGTGTAAAATGAAGTAGAAAGAAATAGTAGCAGGAAAATAATctctcatttttaatttaatttttaaatattttatattataatataaaaaataaagaataattatgttaagaaaaaataatgtattaaaaattaatttttaattacagtaaaaatattttaaaataacttatttatttttttcactataGTTTCTACTCATACAAACAGGCAGAGACTCTTTTTTCACTTCTCTCCGTCTTTTATTTCTATCCATTCAATCATCATATATTTTCTCCTCTATTTCTCTTATATTTATTCCAACATATTTTTGTACAACATCACAAATAACAAAGGTCCAAGAAAGAGGCAatccataaatattaaattaattataaaataaaataatacatctgGCAATACATACTGAAGTTACGTCCGGATCAGCAGTCACGATCTGCTTTTCCGCAGGCAAATACTTATTCTGCTTGAACTCCATATCTCCTGGAATAGAAAGAAATTGACATTACAAAACACTATGTACTGgtgaaggaaataaaaaatatcatggCAGCACTATAAAAATTCAGGAAACAATAAACCCTCACATTTTGCTTTACATTAAAAacttataacaaaaattaatttctactACCAATTGCTCTAGCCAGGTTTAAACTTCCATTGACCCGTCCAACTTGGATGAAACCACCAGCTTTTAGAATCCTGTCTTTCTCAGCCTCAAGATCAGGCTTGTGATCCTTAGATAAATTGTGTGCCtgcaaataaatattcaatacaTAACTGTGAGTATGAGTATTGTCAAACAATGGCTGTCCCATGCACAGAAGGTATCTATTCACAGACACTAATTCATTAAATCTAagtaaattcataatttttggaaaatttgtcAGAAACATGTGTTGACAGGTACAGGAGAAATTTAGACTTTGGAAGGATGCATTTAGATGccaaaattagtttttgtgaTATCAATACAATCCcaaagtgttaaaatatcaatgTCCTTACTTAGTCCCTCTACCTCAAACCCTATGTTTGCTTGTGTAAataaaaaggaaggaaaaagagaaaagtaaaaagaaatttggtttgTTGAAGGatcttgaattaaaaaaaaaaaaaaaaaaaaaaaaaaaaaaaaaaaaatcatcctaAAGTTGGGGCAAATGTTTTCTGCATTTGATCATTTCTTTtccgttttttaaaaattaaataacttttcataacaaaagaagataaaaaaattataatttgaatgttaacaaaaatataatgcaTTACAAAGTTTACATCTTTTGCTAAATTTAACGTTTTGTAtttatcataaaagaaaaacaaaaaaaaaaaacaaacttgttATATAATACATTCATTTATTTCTACATACTCTTCCTAGCATCCAAGCTAGGGGATGAGCATGAGAAAAGGGAGGTTGAGTTTATCTTCATCCCTAAACAACTTGAGATAAGGAGACAAGAATATGatttactaatataatatactCATATTaacatcttttattatttagttcaataaaaatatattttatactgtatatttcaaaataaataaataaatatcatgtTTACAAGTTATTCATTTGCTTGATAAAGTTTTACTGCAAATCAGAACAGTTAGATATAGTGGCCACATGGCAGAATGGCGTGGCCAATTTCTTGCCAACCACCATCATCATAGGCAATTTGTGAACAAGGCCCCCAATGGATGGGCCATAGGCCGCAATGGCATGTTTATAACACCCATCAATTGCGTCTAGCCGGGTTAGTGCGATTGGACTGGTCATACACACCTTAATCCAAACAAATACAGagacttttattctttttcttcttctatctatCCAAACAACATTTTCctattctatttctttttctattcccATTCTTCCTGGTTCTTTCCTCTCTATTTCCCTTCAAATGTAAACAGATCTTTTATGTCAAAAACAGAGTACAGTGAATTAAAATGTCTGTACCGAAATATCCAtctctgaaaataaaattatagccACAATTAGAAccctttattatcatatatctGCACCGTATAAGCTTAACATCGCACGCCTGCTGAAACTagagaagataaaaaaactGCATCAAGAAGGTGAGAATACCTGGCCTTTCCTTGACAAAACGCATCTAGAATCTCCAGCATTACCAACAACAAGTTTGTTTCCTCGGATAACAGCTACACAAGCTGTGCTTCCAGAGTTTGGTCCAGTAAAATCAGAATGGGGTCCCTAATTTACACCATAACATTCTCAATTCAGAATAAAACTATCTACAGTAGGATTCAAAACTTGTATGCTCAACATCAGACCTCACAACTTGTAGTTTTTTTATtgacaaacaaaatttattatgtgAAATTACACTCATTTCAAACAAGGTCTTCTCAATTAAACAAACACCTAGATGCCTTATAGGCTTAATTAAGTGTGACACACTCCCTTATTTGTGTTTAATCAAGTGACACCCCCTGCCAAATAACAGACAATACTCCACTGATAAGAGGCATCCACAAGACTTCATTCACAATACACCCCATGATTGACTATTCTTAAGAATGCAAAAGCAATTGTTCGTTGAAGAGAAAGACAAACCACCTCCAACTTCTCCATAATTTTGCTACATACTACTAGCAAAATGCTCGCTCTTTCTTCATGTTCCTCTCGtgttcttttcaattttacccGATATTTTTGGGagaaaatttgatattagaGCAAAATAAACGAAGAACACCAAAGTTTAAAGGGTTAACCTTTGATGCCTATCTAGGAGAGGTTGGGttttctacaaaataaaatatggatgTCATCTAAGAAAAGGTGAGTGCAATTTTCCCAGGTTATtcagaaagaaaggaaagataTAAAGCTATAGGATAAGATATCCTCAAAAACTAAACCTTATAATGTGTAGCTGTAATCACCAAATCAGAAAGGACCCTCTGTCACAGTCAAAACTGTGACATACATCATAACATCTTACAAGAATTGACTTTTAATGTGTATGTTGATTTGTACACAAGTTTATCACTCTCATAGTGAACAAGCAAGTACTGTAAGTATGAGGTAGACAAAGATACAGAACACATGAAACAAACCTAAAATCATGAAATTCTAACATACACAAGCAAAGTATCACAGTAAGGTTTAAGAAAGTGGTAATTCATAACTGACGAATGCTGTATAAAAGTTTATATGCAGTTTaagcaaaagaaagttgaacaAATAACTTGTCAACTTTAATGTATACACTAACCCATACGAAAGTATGTTAAACGAATTTTTAAATACTagatttacatttaaataattacccAAAAGCAAAAAATGCTAAGctttaatttgaaaaacttcCAATATATTTACTACAAGCTTAAACTTCATACAAGAAACCTCGGCAACGTACATTTAGAACATCGGAATAAGTTAGAAAAGAAAGCAATGATGATGCAAAAATTTTGTATAAGTTGTTACCTCCTCAAATGCCCAATCATCGTCGTTGTCATTTGCTTCACTGCCCCTGGGAGACCAAATAAAGCCTTCTAACATACCAGataacttttctattttatccCCCAAGACAGCTAATTCCCTCCACCCTCTTTGTCCACGCATCATGTCATCCATTCTGCCAATATgaaggaaaatataaaaaagtgacATAATTTTGATAGAAGCAGTTTCATCTAAATGTCATATCTCCATTTCCATTTATGGGCATGAAACCTACGGAACTATAAAGCCCCAAATGTGCAAATGATTTTAATTgtgtaagaaaagaaatataactaaaaacaaACACTAATTAGAAAATGACTTCCATAACAGGCAGTGACATTCCTAATCTGTTGTTGAGATCCCATCACGACTTGAGATatgactaaattataatatataagtaggtaTAACTATAATCTTACAACACCGGTTTATGAGAGTTTGTGTTAGGTTTAAAATCTACTTTTAACAAGTATAATAAAGGCTACAAACAAAATGGAGAGATGATAAGAGATGTTTTAAAACATCAGTAACACATAAGAATAGGAGGAAAAAGATAGGAgaagaaaattgtttcaatattatttttatgtttccaTAACTTAGTTCACAGCTATATTTTTCTTAGTCCACATCTCCCCTGGGGAATATACAGTAGACAGATGGGGTAAATCATTTGGTGCAAAAGTTGACCACATACCACAGGTTGAGCCTAAGCCAAATTG
This genomic window contains:
- the LOC106752662 gene encoding probable protein phosphatase 2C 21 — translated: MGIYLSAPKTEKASEDGENDKLRFGLSSMQGWRASMEDAHAAIPYLDESTSYFGVYDGHGGKAVSKFCAKYLHQQVLKSESYRAGDISTSLQKSFLRMDDMMRGQRGWRELAVLGDKIEKLSGMLEGFIWSPRGSEANDNDDDWAFEEGPHSDFTGPNSGSTACVAVIRGNKLVVGNAGDSRCVLSRKGQAHNLSKDHKPDLEAEKDRILKAGGFIQVGRVNGSLNLARAIGDMEFKQNKYLPAEKQIVTADPDVTSVELCDDDEFLVIACDGIWDCMSSQQLVDFIHQQLKTENKLSAVCEKVFDRCLAPTAGGEGCDNMTMILIQFKKPSSPDVSVTNQPQSSAQPPETDKSSEKKVESK